Proteins from one Salvelinus namaycush isolate Seneca chromosome 34, SaNama_1.0, whole genome shotgun sequence genomic window:
- the LOC120029041 gene encoding P2Y purinoceptor 3, whose product MSISSLEVFSTEPFLNGTFTAEGSSSGPYTEPHSEDNLIALGDNNVTGSDCTYKEDFKRFLLPAIYSVVFLIGLPLNGVVILKIWRSRPNLTRSNVYMLNLATADFLYVMSLPLLIYNYASHDYWPFGELACKLVRFQFYSNLHGSILFLTCISLQRYVGICHPMAGWHKQGGRRLAWVVCGGVWLVVAVLCAPTFHYASTGTQRNRTVCYDLSRPEHSADYYPYGMALTCLGFLLPFMGVVACYCRMGHLLCHPPSYQGVNMAASMEKRDKAVKMIIIVVTVFAVSFLPFHLTKTMYLLVRTLPGAPCATRNLFSVIYKCTRPFASMNSVLDPILFYFTQPRFLRSTRILVTKITTLRDREPRCEKVKNLTKKP is encoded by the exons ATGTCAATATCCTCTCTAGAAGTGTTCTCTACGGAACCGTTCCTAAATGGAACATTCACAGCAGAAGGTTCCTCCTCTGGACCATACACAGAACCCCACTCGGAGGACAACCTCATCGCCTTGGGCGACAACAATGTCACAGGGTCAGACTGCACCTATAAGGAGGATTTTAAGCGCTTCCTACTTCCTGCCATCTATAGTGTGGTCTTCCTGATTGGTCTGCCTCTGAACGGAGTGGTCATCCTGAAGATCTGGAGGTCACGACCCAACCTGACCCGGAGCAACGTCTACATGCTCAACCTGGCCACGGCTGACTTCCTGTATGTGATGTCACTACCTCTGCTCATCTACAACTATGCCAGTCATGACTACTGGCCCTTTGGAGAGCTGGCCTGCAAACTGGTCCGCTTTCAGTTCTACAG TAACCTGCATGGTAGTATCCTGTTCCTGACCTGTATCAGCCTCCAGCGCTACGTGGGCATCTGCCACCCTATGGCCGGCTGGCACAAGCAGGGGGGTCGCAGGCTGGCATGGGTGGTCTGCGGGGGAGTGTGGCTGGTGGTCGCCGTCCTCTGTGCCCCCACTTTCCACTACGCCTCCACAGGAACACAACGTAACCGCACCGTCTGTTACGACCTGAGTCGACCGGAGCACTCGGCTGACTACTACCCCTATGGGATGGCTCTGACCTGCCTGGGCTTCCTGTTGCCTTTTATGGGCGTGGTGGCGTGCTACTGTCGCATGGGTCACCTCCTCTGCCACCCGCCGTCCTATCAGGGTGTTAACATGGCCGCCTCAATGGAGAAACGGGACAAGGCGGTGAAGATGATAATCATCGTGGTGACGGTGTTCGCTGTGAGCTTCCTGCCGTTCCACCTTACTAAGACCATGTACCTGTTGGTACGAACCTTACCGGGTGCTCCGTGTGCTACACGGAACCTGTTCTCAGTGATCTACAAGTGCACCAGGCCGTTCGCCAGCATGAACAGCGTTCTAGATCCTATACTGTTCTATTTCACACAGCCGCGGTTCCTCAGGAGCACCAGAATACTGGTCACCAAGATCACCACTCTCAGAGACAGGGAACCAAGATGTGAGAAAGTGAAAAACCTCACCAAGAAACCTTGA